Proteins encoded within one genomic window of Humulus lupulus chromosome 1, drHumLupu1.1, whole genome shotgun sequence:
- the LOC133815479 gene encoding AT-hook motif nuclear-localized protein 23-like codes for MTPETCYPVQEDAKTELAEELSKIKVAESEDFTKPVKLEKDEQVPNFGQYGVQNKTFPMEALTKCDEEDEGLEKTTASKELGIVDIDSDFSISCPPQQSLNVDDDDDDDDNNFEPHSGGGFDLISGHHHNSGDMASRCPRGRPPSSMNKPKSSMIITRESANTLRAHILEVGSCCNVFDFVATYARKRQRGICVLSRSGTVTNITFRQLAAAGVVVTLHRRFEIISLSGSFLPSPVPPGATNLTVFLAGGQGQVVGGNVVGALIAAGPAIVIASSFTNVAYDSFFVTFYSFHVM; via the exons ATGACTCCAGAGACATGCTACCCCGTTCAGGAGGATGCAAAAACAGAGTTAGCTGAGGAACTATCCAAAATAAAGGTGGCAGAATCAGAAGATTTCACTAAGCCAGTAAAGTTAGAGAAAGATGAGCAAGTACCGAACTTCGGACAATACGGTGTTCAAAATAAGACGTTTCCCATGGAAGCTCTCACAAAATGTGATG AAGAAGATGAGGGTTTGGAGAAAACAACTGCTTCAAAAGAACTAGGCATTGTTGACATAGACTCAGAC TTTTCCATTTCATGTCCACCGCAACAGTCACTCAACGTCGATGACGACGACGATGACGACGACAACAACTTTGAACCCCACTCAGGTGGGGGCTTTGATCTCATCTCGGGTCATCATCACAACTCCGGTGATATGGCCTCACGCTGCCCCAGAGGCCGACCACCTAGCTCGATGAACAAGCCAAAGTCATCGATGATCATCACACGAGAGAGCGCAAACACTCTCCGGGCCCACATCTTGGAGGTCGGAAGCTGCTGCAACGTCTTTGACTTTGTCGCCACCTATGCCCGGAAGCGGCAGCGTGGGATTTGTGTCCTCAGCAGAAGCGGCACCGTCACCAACATCACGTTTCGGCAGCTCGCCGCAGCCGGAGTCGTGGTGACACTCCACAGAAGGTTCGAGATAATTTCCCTTTCAGGATCGTTCTTGCCCTCGCCTGTGCCACCGGGCGCCACCAACCTCACTGTATTTTTGGCCGGTGGACAAGGTCAGGTGGTTGGTGGGAATGTTGTTGGAGCCCTAATTGCAGCCGGTCCGGCCATTGTGATAGCTTCCTCTTTCACGAACGTGGCATATGACTCATTTTTTGTTACATTTTACTCATTTCATGTTATGTAA